ACAATTTGTTGAAGATTATGTGAATATTGATTTTGTAGTAAGAACTATGTCCGACTTGGCTTTGTATCCTCGTCACATTCGGATGATTTCACCTAAAAAGTCTAATTTTTGCCAATCACAAACTCTTTCTTTGTAATAAAAGTTAATACAATGTTGTATGTGCATAAACAGAAAAACTAATTCTTTGACTTAAGATCCTTCAATGATACTgtcattttttaattaaaactatAGTTGGAATTTGGAGGAACATGGCAGCAATTTTTAACAAGTAGAGGTAGaatttatttaccctccaaattTTGACATAAAACGTGTCGAATTTATGatgaaacagaaaaaaaaatttaaaaaaagaaggaaTATTGCGAAGACACGCGCTGTATACGTCTGGAAATTGGTATCTTTTTTCCAGACCGACTTTCTGGAAATCGGTTATTTGGTACAGTTCAAGTTCTGTGTCTATGGTGAGAAAGAGTAATTGGGCCGTAAACGTCAGTCAGTCAGTCTTGACAAGGAACGAAAACTAACCAAATTGGGTGTTGGATTGGATTGCTGATCGTTGACGTGTTGTATATTAATGTGTCAACATAAATGGAAAGGTTGGTCTTGAGGCCATGTTCTGTGATCTCAAATTTAGGAAGTGTTTGGAAACTgagttttttgaaaatttgtctaaaactttactatagTGTActttagaagtttttgaaaaaattttatagaagtttttgtaaggtgaaaaactttttttccttttctttttttttctttctttttttctttctctttctttttttttctttttctttctttcctttttcttttcttcttcttcttcttcttccccgttACCTCCGCCACCCCCAGCAGCCACCCCTCTGCCCAACCTTATCCCTCTGCCCCGCCACCTCCCtccccccgccaccccctcTACCCCGCCTTCCCCCTTGCCCCCGCCACcacctctgccccttccccctctgcCCCGCCTTTCTTCTCTACCCCACCTCCCCATCTGCCCGCCACCACCTCTGCCCCGCCTTTCCCCTCTGCCCCGCCACCTCCCTTCCTCCCGCCTTCCCCTTCCCCCCGCCATCACCTCTGCCCCGCCACCCCCCGCTTCTCgccatctttcttttctttctttttttttcacagaGAGGTGGGGGGGAAATAGGGGAAAtgcagagagaaaaaaaaaagacaagatgGGAGGATGGcaggggaggaagagggggagagggaaaaaaaagaagaccggCACCGGAAATCGGCGCCGGAGCCGACgacggaggtggtggtgggggaggaagaagaagaaaaggggaagggaattttttttttttgtgttttggatattttaagtgtgtagATAAAAAACTTTGggaagttttttggggttcctgtagcaaaagttgttaaaaaaactagtagctaaaaaacttggtaaaaaattAGGGTGCCAAACAAGCATTTATTTTCCAAGTTAATACAGGCGCTGAAGTGGGTGGAtgaggaagaagaaggaaagaagggaaattttttgtgtgtgttttttgttattttgatatGTGTATTTTAAAAGCTTTGTGaagttttttgatatttttatagttaaatttgttaaaaacttgtaagaaaaaaaatcatcctaaaaaatcgTATGCCAAACGGGCCTTGCAATATATCAAAATTGGTATTTTCTTTCGTCAAGAAAAAAACAGTTAAAGTGGGGATTGGTAGACCCCTGCAACTTTGTTCAATCCAAAAGGAATCAAGTACAAGAGAAAGAATTAATGCCCCAACTCAAGCGATTTAGAGttgtttggattgtagttttttttgtaaaaaaaatgatgTTTTTCGCCAGCACATTTTTCAATCGCTTTTTTAGTACTTATATAAATCAATCAAaggttttttttcaaaaaaaaaaaattcaccagtTGAATCACCGAGACATTGACTGATTTATTACTTAACTGATCAACAGATTTATTACTTAACTGATTTAATTAGCAATCCAATCCGGTTCTATAGGTGGTCCATCGGGTTGATTGGTTTGACAGTCAAGTCAGGGAGATTTTATAACTATGATCTGGATACAAGTACAATTACTTGTGGAGTGCAACTCATGTTAAAATTtgatttcatttgaaattggatGAGTGGAATTAATTATGaaacatatatattattttgttaATATTAATCAGAATAGGTTAATGGGTATGATAGGTCCATTTTATGGGTTTTGTGATTAACTACCTTTTAGTGGGGAAATCATGTAACTCACTGTTTTAATTGAAAACAACAAAGTTACAAGTAAGAGATAGAGAGTGTGAAGAAAATTTAGAATAAAAAAGGAGTagtgaaaaaaatgcaaaacctatgtcaaaattttcatttaccaAACACATAAGGGTCATATAAAAAACTAATTACTATTAACTAGTTAATGATAGTAGTGATAGTGATTGATGAACTTAATCTAAATGCCTCCTAAAATTTGTTGTTCAGATTGTTTTAGTGTATAAATTATCATGTACACCCTTTTTCTGTTTGACCCTTCTACCCCTCTCCACATACTTCCCATCTCTAATTGTTCGAATCCTAAATTTGACAGTGAAGAAGACTTTAAGAGCTTTTTTCTAACTAAGGCTACATATGAGTCAAATCACTTGCGATCGAAGTCAAAGTTCAACTCGAGTTCCAACTAGCCAAGTCAAATTCAAGGTCGAACTTAAGTTCAAAGACATTCAATTCTTAatatatatgttattttttgttttaatagtaaaattacatatatattcttaatattttatcACTATTTGTTCAGAAAATTACTTACTACTACTttcttctttttaaaaaaaataaaataattattattgtcTTTTTTAAGCTCGACCTCGAATTCAACTCAACTTAAATTTAAGATCGAGTTCAAATTCGAGCTTTACATTTCAAGTTCGAGCTCGATAATATTAAATCAAACTCAAATCGATTCATTTATAACCCTACTTCTAGCCATTGGGTATTATCATGCACACTTGTGATTAGCAATTATGGAGATTCCaattaccattttcttctttttagggTGCCCCTCACAATCAAGCAAAGCAAAGCCAAGCCCAGGTCAAGCCTATTTGGAATCCACCAAATACTCCAATCTATTATAGGCCAACTGGGCGGGGCGGGCATATCTGCAGTGTAACAGTGTGCACGTTTCATTCAGACTCCAGGTATAGCACTCCAGGCGCCCAACCCGAAAATAGCCTTAGCCCAAGCTGCCTTATGTTATGTAGCCATCTTTGATTGTTTTCCCCCGTCGGGCGCCGTCCAAGTGTTCCGGTGATAGCAACAGAACAACAGCGGCAAAAATCGCCGAAATCTAAGAAACGATGTCGTCGTCTTCGCCGCCTTCTCCTTCAAGCTCAAGAGCTCAGTCACAGATACAGTCACCTCCATACCCAAGCGCAGCCAAAATCTCTGATTCTCAATGCTACCCTCAATATACTGCTTCTCTCAAGTGTAATACTCCACTGCTTTCTACTAATAAATCCACCatttgattattattttctttctcttaattttcagttttttttttaatttaggttttcaatattcttattatttactttcttttgattggaaaatttACCACTCCTTGTAGAATATTGTTACCAAATTTATTCAGAAATGAAATAATTTGCAGCATGATTTGTTTAACTTTTAATGATCCTTATGActgtaaaatatttttcaaaatttgcaggCTTAGAAGAATTTAATGCAGATAAAAGTAAATGTCAGCAacattttgatgtttacaaGGAATGCAAGAAGAAGGAGGTATGCAAATTTCACCCAAACCACCTCTTCCTGAACCCATCCCACGGACCACCCCCaccggaaaaaaaaattatgaattacttaaagatgattgaaattttttttgtgattcttttttcttgtaaaaTATTTATCTTTGTGAATTTATTTGGTAGAGTATACTAGTTA
This portion of the Coffea arabica cultivar ET-39 chromosome 2e, Coffea Arabica ET-39 HiFi, whole genome shotgun sequence genome encodes:
- the LOC113732031 gene encoding cytochrome c oxidase-assembly factor COX23, mitochondrial, with the translated sequence MSSSSPPSPSSSRAQSQIQSPPYPSAAKISDSQCYPQYTASLKCLEEFNADKSKCQQHFDVYKECKKKEREARLERNRSRSFFS